In Patescibacteria group bacterium, a single window of DNA contains:
- the rpsT gene encoding 30S ribosomal protein S20, whose translation MPIKQAAKKALRQTITRTSRNLDVKKKLEFLERNIKKAFAKNNLEEVKKVYKELQQVVDKAAKNKVFHKSKVDRMKSRLMKKINALKK comes from the coding sequence ATGCCTATTAAACAAGCAGCCAAAAAGGCTCTGCGACAAACTATCACCAGAACCAGTCGTAATTTAGACGTAAAAAAGAAATTGGAATTTTTGGAAAGAAATATTAAAAAAGCTTTTGCCAAAAATAATTTAGAAGAGGTAAAAAAAGTCTATAAGGAATTACAGCAGGTGGTCGATAAAGCGGCAAAAAATAAAGTTTTTCACAAAAGCAAGGTTGATAGAATGAAATCTCGTTTGATGAAAAAGATCAACGCTTTGAAAAAATAA
- the holA gene encoding DNA polymerase III subunit delta — protein MIFFLYGPDTYRSHHKLTELKEKFLKDVDESSLNLTFIDGAKMKVEEFNSAIATPPFLARKRMIVVSGLLGQNKNKEVGRQVIEVLEKENLTKDNIIVFWEPGEPDERTVLFKRLNKEKYAQRFDPLRDSDLRNWIHLETKRRGGAISSEAIVKLSEMVGNDLWTVNSEIDKLIAFKNKKTIEADDVVTLVKSKFDDNIFNFIDAIANKNHRLAHKLLDDQLNSGANELYLLSMLIRQFRILLLIKDLGSTNKQQIASQLKIHPFVAQKALAQIRNFSLDKLKNIYSLLLETDIKIKTSYADSVVLFDLLLAKIMS, from the coding sequence ATGATCTTCTTCCTATATGGTCCCGATACTTATCGCAGCCATCACAAATTAACCGAGCTAAAGGAAAAATTCCTCAAAGACGTTGACGAGTCATCTCTCAACCTGACTTTTATCGATGGCGCCAAAATGAAAGTTGAGGAGTTTAATTCGGCTATTGCCACGCCGCCTTTTTTAGCGCGCAAACGCATGATCGTAGTTAGCGGTCTGCTTGGTCAAAATAAAAATAAGGAAGTCGGTCGGCAAGTAATCGAAGTACTAGAAAAAGAAAATTTAACCAAAGACAATATCATTGTTTTTTGGGAACCAGGTGAACCGGACGAACGCACCGTGCTTTTCAAAAGACTAAACAAAGAAAAATACGCTCAGCGCTTTGATCCGCTGCGTGACAGCGATCTCCGCAACTGGATTCATCTGGAAACCAAACGCCGTGGCGGTGCTATTTCCTCAGAAGCAATCGTCAAACTTTCCGAGATGGTAGGTAACGACTTGTGGACGGTTAACTCGGAAATAGACAAATTGATCGCTTTCAAAAACAAAAAAACCATCGAAGCTGATGACGTTGTTACCTTAGTTAAAAGCAAGTTTGATGATAATATTTTTAACTTTATTGATGCCATAGCAAATAAAAACCACCGTCTTGCTCACAAACTACTCGATGATCAACTAAACTCCGGCGCCAATGAGCTTTATTTACTTTCAATGTTGATTCGTCAATTTCGTATTCTGCTGCTTATTAAAGATTTGGGATCGACAAACAAACAACAAATCGCTTCGCAACTAAAAATTCACCCTTTTGTCGCACAAAAAGCTTTGGCACAAATCAGAAATTTTTCCCTGGATAAACTAAAAAATATTTACTCTCTTTTACTGGAAACGGATATAAAAATAAAAACCAGCTATGCCGACAGTGTGGTGCTTTTTGATTTGTTGCTAGCGAAAATAATGAGTTAG